The Maledivibacter sp. region ACGCTAAATTTTCGTCATATTTTTGAAATGATGTAAAAAACACGCCATGTTTTTGGCGTATTTAATATTAAGAGACAATTTTTTGTCTTTATTTAAATTTCTGCTTACGGATATCTAATTTATCCATTTTATATTTCAGTGTTTGTCTTGGAATACATAAAAGTTTAGCAGCATTTGTTAATTTTCCCTCAGTCCTTGTTAGAGCCTTAACAATGCTATCTCTTTCCGTTCTCTCTAACGCTTCACGTAAGGGTATGATTGGATCATATACTATTGTTTCAGCTACTAATAATTTATCATCGTCACGATCAATACGATCCTTCATATATATTGGCAAGTTTTTTATTGTCATAACCCTTTCTTCCGATGTACTTATCATGGATTCTATAATATGCTTTAGTTCTCTAACATTCCCTTTCCACTCATAATTCATAAATATTTCCATCATAGTTTGCGATAGTCCTTGTACATCCTTCTTATATTTTGAATTATAGTCTTTAATAAATCTATTTACATACAAAACTATATCCTGTTTTCTCTGCCTAAGGGGAACTAGTTTGATAGTGCTACTACTAAACCTATAAAATAAATCCTCCCTCAATACTTTTTTCTCTATGGCTTCAATAGGATCAACATTCATAGCAGCTATAATCTTTACATTTATTTGTTTCCCTTTATTTGCTCCTACAGGTCTAATGACCCCATCCTCTAATACACGCAGTAGTTTTGCTTGTAATCCATAGGGCATCGAATTCAATTCATCTAGAAACAATATTCCCTTATCAGCTAGTTCAAATAGTCCCGTTCTATTTTCAGCACCGGTATATGCACCTTTCACAGCTCCAAATAAAATGGATTCCATTAAATTCTCGGGAACCGCTGCACAATTTAAGGCAACAAAATTATCACGTAGCATTTTACTATGGTTAGTCATTGCCTGCACAAAAAGTTCTTTCCCTGTACCCGTCTCACCATAAATTAAGGTTGGATTTGACGAACTTGAGAAAAATTTAGCTTTTCTAATATTCTCAATCATATCGGTACTTGAAGTAAGAATATCCTCAAAGGTTATCTTATCCTTAGCAATAGCTTCAGCTGTAGTTTTTTTAATATTATTACTGTAGGATACCTTCTTATGTAAATCATCTATAGATGTTATATCCTTTGACAATTCTATTGCTCCAACTATTTCACCACGTCTATTAATAGGTATGGTTAGATTACAAGTATTAAAAACACGACCACTATAGTCTTTGAACATTTGGTTCTCTCGGTATACCACATGCCCATTTTGAATACATTCGTACATTGAACTCTGATCTTGAGATAATTGAGGATAGACTTCAAAAAAATTTTTATTAAGATAGTCAGAGGATGTATTTTGGTACGGCTCATCATCAAATCGTGGATTATAGCGATTAGTATGAAGGATTTTAAAGTGTCTATCAATAATCATCAGGGAATCAACATAGTCAACTTGCCAAAATTCATTACTCAATGGATTAGCCTCCTTCTTTCACTTGTCTTGGAATTTCTATATCACTTTTTGATAAAAGATATATGAACTAATTAATACCATGGTTATGATATATATTACCCATATAATATTAAAATTCTTGTTTACCTCTGTTCCTATTTTCTTATATTCCTATTATTTGTTGACTTATATTAATCATTCTTCACTCTCCTCCAATAGTTCAAATACTTCATCAACGGTTCTATCAAAATATTTTGCTATAGAAAAGGCAAGTTTAAGTGAAGGGTTGAAGGTTCCCCTTTCAATCTCTAATATCGTGCCCCTATTTACTCCTATCTCTATTGACAGCTCTTCTTGAGTTAAGCTTTTTTCAGCCCTAAGGGCTTTTATCTTTGTATTAAATAACTTTTTGCGTTTAACCATACAACACCTCCTAGTATAATTCATAGTATAACATGTATGTTGTATATAGTCAACATTTTGTTGTTTATATACAACGCATTCTATAAATTCATTTTACAATTGAGGTTAAGGATTTTTTTAAACTTTTGGGAAATAAAAAGATCTTAAATATAGAGCATTACTTAGGGCACTCTATATTTAAGATCTCTTAGATATCCACTGTATTTATGAAAATAACATTGATTTACTTATTATATCCATTCCCCACCACATCTACAACTCCAGTCTCAGTATTCATAATTAAGTCATGGACACTTCACTTACCAACTCTGGAATCCGCCGATGATTTGTAGGACTGTGAATATTTTTTATGAAAATAGAAGTATTGATGCTACTTTGATTTATTTTAATAACTATTATATATGCCTTGCTCCCTCTTTTTCAAGGAATTTTTACTTATATACGAACCTTCTACTACATTCTTATAGCCCTTCTTCTCAATAATCCCTTTAATATAATCAACATGGGGACATCTATCATAGTGATGATTGTCAGTCACCATACATGATGATAAATGAATTACAACCCCATCTTTATCAATGGTTTCATCCTTTCGTAATCGCTTTGAAAAATGTTCTAATTTTGAACTAATCCCTTTCCCACAGCACCCTCCGCATGTAAAGGATATATACCTTGTTTCTCTATCATACTCCTTGAAATTAGCTTCTCTATTATAGAAAGCATTTGTACAGGCAAATCCACTACATCTTCTATGGGCAATATCGCATTGAATGATAACCACATACTTTTTGTCCATTTTTTCACCCCTTTATTTCAAATAATTATAACATGAATTTAAAATTTATGAGTTGTTGATTAGTAGTAATAGAGGATTAATTTTACACTTTGATATCTACTATAACCTTTCCAGAATTATATTTTCAAGTTTAGTAGAATATAAAAACAACCTTGATTTTATGAAAAAATCAAGGTTGTTTTTATATCATTACGCTTCTTGTTTTGTTTGTGCTAATGCCACTTCTCTAATACACAAATGTTGTGGCTGATTATATACATAAACTATTGCGTTTGCAACATCCTTAGCACTCATTGATCCACCTATTGAATCCGTCCATTCCCTATAACCACTCTTTATGTCTTCAGATGTAGTATGACTCAAAAGTTCTGTATCAGCTGCACCAGGTGCTATGGTCATTACCCTTACATTGTGCTTTGATACTTCCTCCCTAAGATTTTCAGAAATAGCGTGAACCGCAAACTTAGTTCCACAATAAGCTACATGATTAGGAAAAGTTTTTTTGCCAGCAATAGAACTTATATTGATTATACTTCCTTCAGACCTCTTTATCATATCATCAAGAACTATATGAATACCATTTAGAAGTCCCTTTACATTGACATCAAACATATTACTCCACTCCTTTGGAGCTTGCTCATTCATATTTCCCAAAAGCATAATACCCGCATTGTTGATTAAACAATCAACCTTTCCATATAAAGCCTCAGCCTCATCAATAGCTTTTTTCATGGCTTCTAAATCTGTCACATCAACACTTCTACATAATGTGTTAGGTAAATTTAATTCTTCCATTTTCTCTACCCTTCTTGATAAAAGCAGAAGAGGGTGTCCCATGTTAGATAACTGTATAGCTGTTTCTTTCCCAAACCCCGAACTCGCACCTGTAATAACTACTAATTTTTTCATACCTCTATTCACTCCTTCGTTTGAATTAATTATATTTTAAACGTTAAAGTATACTTTAAGTCAAGGCTTTTTATAAAATTTTTAGCAACTTTCTTTACCATCATAGAAGTCAATCTTTTTCTCTATCTTTTTCATACTCTCTTCTAACTCCTCAATCTGTGATGCTATCTTATTTTTATGGCCTAGAAGAATGCTTTTTCTTTCATCAATAGTACTATCACCCTGTATACTTAATTCAATGATCCTCTTAATATCATTTACTGTCATATTAGTTTTTTTAAGACATATTACTAGATCTAACCAAAAGATATTTTCTTCACTGAAAATTCTTATTCCATTTTCATCTCTTTCTATAGGAGGTAATATACCTTCTTTCTCATAATATCTTATGGTATGGGCCGCAAGACCTGTAATTTGTGATGCCTCTTTGATAGTAAAACTCATTTAATTGTACCCTCCTCAAATATTATTTTATATTATGACCTATTATATTCTTATATCTAAATATTCCTATAATCATCAATTAAGTATACCATAGTTATTGTATTAGTTTATTATATTTTGGCTTCTCAAATATCCTAAGTCATTAGTTGTTTTAAAAATCAAAATTTATTAGTGGATTGTATATTGATGACTTTTATTTATAAAAAAGATGGTGTGTCAAAGGATAATCCTTTGACACACCATCACATAAGTTTCCAAACCCTAGCTGAATAATTGTCTATCACTGAGTGAGGACTTCACTTTCTTATATTTTGATAATAAAGTTTGAATATCTAGTGACTCCTTTTCTTTGCCTCTAATATCCATAAGCACCTGTCCTTCATGAATCATAATGAGCCGATTTCCATAGCGGATTGCATCTTCTAACTTGTGGGTAATCATCATGCAAGTCAATCCATTCTGTGTTACCACCTGCTCTGTTATCTCCATTACTTTCTCAGAAGTTTTTGGATCCAGTGCCGCCGTATGTTCATCTAGCAATAAAAGCTTTGGAATATTTAAGGTTGCCATAAGCAAGCTGAGAACTTGACGCTGTCCCCCTGAAAGCAATTCCGTACGCACCTCTAATTTATCTTCTAGGCCTAAATGAAACTGGCTAAGTAGTTCGCTATAATAAGTGCGACGCTGACTCTGAAGACAAAATTTCAATGTAGCTTTTTTTCCCTTTATCTCAGCCATAGCTAAATTTTCAAACACAGTCATTCCACTGACAGTCCCCATTTTAGGATCTTGCACCACCGAGGATACACGTTTGGCCGTTTGGAACTCTTTATAATATGTCGTATCGTCACTACCAAATAAAATAGAACCGTCATCTATCTCAATACTATTGGTAATCATCTTAAAAAGTGTACTTTTACCAGCACCATTACTGCCGATAATTGTTATAAAATCTCCTTTTTCAACCTTTAAATTGAGACCAGCATACAGTTGCTTTTCATAAGGAGTATTTCGATTAAATGTCTTGTATAGATTTTTTAGTTGCAACATGTACCTTTACTCCCTTCGGTTTAAAAATTCCAGCAAATTTTTCAAGTACCCCGGATAGGATAACCACCATTATAACTGCAGTAATTAACTTTAAGTCCGACGCATTCAAACCAAACTTCAGTGCCGCCGATAGTATCGCTCTATATATCATTGAACCAAGTACAACAATTGTTGTGACTTTAAAGAAGGTTATACGTTTAAATAACATTTCACCTATAACAATAGATGCCAATCCACTTACAATCAAACCCGTACCCATACCAACGTCAGAGAATCCTTGATATTGTGCATATAATCCACCAGATAACGCCACACAAGCATTTGCCATTATCAATCCAAGGATTTTGTAACTTCCCGCATCAAATCCTAATGAAACAACAAATTGAGGATTTTCTCCCAACGCCTTTAAGACATAACCTTTTTGCGTTTTAAAGAAGATATCCATTATCACCTTTAAACATATAACGAATACCAGCACAATAAGGGTTTTCTCTACGGCATTAAGCCCTGTAAACATATGGTTTACGTCAAAAAGATGAATATTACTTTTGCCCATAATTCTAAGATTGATAGAATACAGTCCAATCATCACAATAATCCCTGATAAAATATTTGTTATTCCAAGCTTTACATGCAATAGTCCAGTACATGCTCCAGCGACAATACCACCTAAAATGGATAACACCAATGCAAGTATAGGAGGCCCTCCCATTTTAATAACAATGGCACAAATAGCCGCCCCAGTGGTAAATGTTCCGTCCACCGATAAATCTGGAAAATCCAATATTCTAAATGTAATGTAAATCCCAAGAGCCGCAATAGCGAAAATGAACCCTTGTGATAACGTTGATATGAGTAGTTCGTTCATTTTATTTCACTCCAATAATATTACTTTTCTGATTTAATGTCTCACTAATAACAATTCCTAATGCATCCGCTGTTGCTTTATTAATGGTGATTTCAGGATTTTCTGCTTTTTCTACAGACATCACTGAAATATCTTCCCCCTTAAGTACCTTTGCTGCCATAAATCCTGTTTGCTTTCCTAGGGCAAAATAGTCTACACCACATGTTGCTAAAGCCCCACCTTCAACCATTCCCGGTTCACCAGCAAGTACAGGTATCTTCTTAGCAATAGCCTTGCTTGCTACCAATTGAATAGCCGATGCCACCATGTTATCCGTTGGTGCATATAGTACATCCACTTTATCTAAAAGCACATCAATCCCTTGTTCTATCTCTGTAAGCGATGTGATACCAAGTGCTTCAACTTTCCATCCTAATTTGTCTGTTTCTTTCTTCAAAACTTCTAATTGGACCTCTGAATTTTTTTCACTCGTATTGTATATAAAGCCAATTGTCTGAGGCTTAATTCCCAACTCACCAAGTAATTGAAGTTGTAAATCTACGGGTGCTTCATCACTTGTTCCTGAAACATTTGTCTCCGGTTTTTCTAAGGATTTAGTTAAACCCGCCGCTACTGGGTCTGTCACCGCTGAAATCATAATTGGAATTTCTTTTGTAGCATTAAATGCTGCTTGTGCAGTTGGTGTTGCGATGGCATAAATCATATCCACATCTGACTCTACAAAGCTTTGTGCAATGATCTGTGCCGTTGCCATCTCTCCTTGTGCATTTTCATTGACGAATTCAACATTGCTATCAAACCCTGCTTCTTTAAGACCTTCTACAAAACCTTCCCTTGCCGCATCTAAAGCCGGATGTTCTACGATTTGCGTAACCCCTATCTTGTAGGTCTTTTCTGCTTCACCCTTAGCTTCCACATTTGTACCCGTTGATTTTCCACAACCTGCTAATACCATTACTGCTGTAAGGCAAATCGCCCCTAACTTCATAATTTTTTTCATCTTCATTCTACTATCCTCCTATTAGTGTTTTGGAGCATACTTGATATTTTAGTAAAATAGTATTGCATACACATTTATAAAAAAGCAATAAAAAAACTCCATTGCATGGAGTTGTGTACGCGAAAGAAGTCCTGTTTTAAAAACAGAATTCACCTATTCTACCATGCTCCATTGCTACTATTTTCACCGCCACAATCCTAGTGGCATAGCCTCACCATGAGACTATCCTACATTGGCACGCTCTACAGTTTCCTGTCTTTGTGCTCTACATTGAACCACATTAGTGATTCGCTACAATAAATAAATTATTATTTTTTCTGATAAAATGAATTATACAGAAGGTTCATGCCTTTGTCAACCTATTCTTCTAATTCCAATAAAATTTTACTCTTCAAATTTAGGTAGAGATCTATGTCCAAGACCAATAACAATATCGTTTAAGTGGAGTAATCCAATGCTCATAAAAATTGCAACACTCAAATGCTCTCCTTGTCTTGCAATGCCGATTTTTCCACCACCACTGAGTCCATGGGTTTTGACAGCAATTTGTGCCATAGCTTCTCTTGCTGCACCTGCTACTGCACCATCATGTACATGAACATCCTTAATGATACCATTCTTTTTAGATGCTACAAGGGCGCGTTCTAGTACTTTATTTGTGATATCTGGCAGTTTCCCCCCAATATCAATAGCCACACATTTAATACCTTCTGAGCGATACTTCTTTTTTAATTCGTTTTCCTCTTCACGACTAGTCATAGCTAGTTTAACAGCAATCTTTGCTACTTTTGTACTTTGGTTCACACAAAACCCGTTACATTCAATCTACTAAGATCTAATATTAACATATTCAAAATATTTAACTTTTAACCCTACTAGTTTTAGTAAATCTATAACGGTTTTCACCTACCTTTCCTATTGAGTTCTACTATATGTCCCTATATTAAATAATAGCATACCACAATAGTATTTCAAAATATTTTAATCCCTAGATAAATCTAGATATGGCTCCAATAATAAATCCAATAAGACCTAAATATGATGCATACCTTTTGGCATCCTTATTTAAAGTTGGTTTAAAAGCAATTAAATATATTATAAATCCTAATGGTATGGGCAATAAACCTAAGTTCAAATGAAATGCCCCAAGGAAATAATACCCAAAAACTTTAGCTCCTAACATATCTTCGTCATCGGTTTTATAATTATTGTAAATATAAACTAAGCCTATTGCAATAACTACTAACCATAATATCCACATATGGCTTCCCCCCTACTCCTATATAATATACTAATTTATTTATTTCATCATATTATAACATAGATTTCTAAATATTGTACCCTTACCCATATTTTTTATCAATGTCCCTTGCTTAATTCACCTCTGATTTCATACTATTTTTCATTAATACCATTACATTACCATGCATTCCTATACTCCTTTACCTGAATCGGTAACTTCTATTAATTCCTTTGGAAATGCCTCAAATATAGTTTGATTCATTAAATACTCATTATTAAATCTTATAACCCATGCATGAATAATAGCTAGTGGAACAGAAAAAGGCACTTTTTTATTACGATAGCTTTCTAAATTATCTAGGAAAAATGCTTTTTCATCCTTAGAAATATTTTTTGAAAAATATCCGAATAAATGGAGAAGCATATTTATATTACGCATTGTGCTGGGGACAATGGACAAAGCTTTATTTAAATATTGTTCATATTCATCTAACATTTCTTCAATTTTTCTATTACCATTATTAGCAGTAATTCTACCTAATTTTTTTAAGTTGCCTGGACTATATGCCATCAATAGATATTTATTTCTACTTTGAAATCCAATTAATTCCTTTATGTTTTTCTTTTCTTTAACCTCTTCAAAATCTGCTGCTGTAAAAATTCTAGTCAAAAAATGTTCTCTTATATTATAATTAGTTAGTCTACCCTCATCCTCTATTGCTATTTGATTAAACTTATTCTTAATTGTTTCTGCAAATATTCCAGTAGTTTTTTTAGGTATACAAGGCGACTTTCCAAAATCTTTATACATTTTTACATCCTTAAAACCACATGATGGAGAACGGCTTTTTAAAATGGCCCCGTGTATTTTTTTATGGGATATTTTTTCTGCAAAATCATTGGAAAATTCCATCATTTTTTGTGTCATATTTTCTCCCGTTTTTGAGAAAACTAGACTTTTTCCCTTATCCTTTGAGAATACAATTCTTAATGCCTGCCTAGGTATAGAAAGTCCAATGGATACTTCTGGACACACTGTAATAAAATCAACATAAGGGCCTAGCTTTTTGACTAAATCGCATTTTGTCATGGTTCCATCATAGCGACAATCGTCATGCTCTATGCAACTACTTAGTAAAATCAAAGGCTTATTAAAAGCTTTCATATACAACTCATCCTTCCCCTATATATCTGTACTTTGTTTGCAAAAGCTATAGTGCTGTAGTAACTTTAAAGTAGCATTATCCTTCTCCTTTGCTTCTACCATTAAGTCAGCTTGAATACCCTCAACCAATTCCAAAAGGCTCTCAAAATCTTCATTTGTTATATAGTCACTATGCTTTCTATCATTTATCCCGTCCTTACCGCTACTAATATGTAGCTTAGGTGTTATTCCTGCCTTATTCCATGTCTCATTAATCTTTATAATATCTTCTTTCATTAGGTCATTATCATGATTACATCTATGGTGATGGATGTCTAATACTATAGGCACCGATGTTTTGCTGTTTATATAAAGTACATCATCGACATTATAGGAAACATCATCATTTTCTAACCTAATCATTTGTTGTATGCTATAGTCCAATTCGTTAAAATTTCTTATAAATCTTTCCATGGAAGCTTTTTTATTCCCATATACACCACCTGTATGAATAATAATATCTGTTCCCCCTAGACTTTTTAATACATCATGATGATATCTTAGATTATCTATACTATTTTTCACTACATTTTCCTTTAAGCTATTTATAACCGTAAACTGGTCTGGATGCATAGAAAGTCTTATTTTATTTATGTCTACAATATCCTTAATAGATTCCATATACTCAAGTATTTCTTTATCCTCTTGCCAACGCCAATCGAAATCCTTCAAAATATCTGGATGAGTAACTAAGGGCATTAACTTACTTGTTACTCTATACATGAATATGTCATTCTCAATATTCCATACCAATATATCCTTTGTCAAAAGGAGATTATTTATAATCTTTTCTCTTAAATAGTTAATTCCATATTTATAAACTGAATTTAATCTACATTCCTTAAATCCTCTAGGTTTTAAATTTTGATTTATACATGCATATCCTATTCTATTGATCATTTTTCTCCTACTTTCCTATGACTACTTTATTTTATTAATACTATTTTATATTTCATTGTGTTATATTTCAACTTTTTTTTTGGAATTATAGTATTTTATTTCATATTGTGTTATATTAATTTTAGGAGGTGGTAATATGTTCTTAACTGATTATAAGGAAGAAAAATATAACAATACCTTTGAATCTATATATGGATATCTTAAAAGGCAAAAAGAAGATAGTAATAATTATTCCGTGAGGGACTTGGAAAAATTTCTGGAAAGTTTATATGCAAATGAAGGTAATAACTGGACTGGCAGAGGTGAGCATAAAGAAATATCCCTTGCAGCAACAATTGCTGCTGCGGAAGTATTTTTAACAGAATGGAAAAATGAATTAGAAAAAAATTAATATAGGAAGACCGAGTACGGGAAGTGTCGCAGGGACGGAGTTGCTGACACATATTGAATGGTGTCAACAACTCCGTCCCCACGACATTTTTAAGTATGCCAGAGTTCAGTTGCTAAGAATGGCTTCAAGCTGAGGTTTATCTAAGATACGTATGGTTTTATGATCGATTTCAATAATGCCTTGCATAGAGAGTTTTTTTAATTCCCTAGAAAGATTTGACCGGGGAACATTAAGACGCTCAGCTAATGCCTTTTTAGAATAAGGCAGTTCAATAGTGGACGTATTATCAGATTCTGTGTTGTTCAATAAAAAACGGGCTATTTTCTCCTGTATAAGGGAATAAGAAAATAGTACTATTTTTTTATTTAGGTTTATAATTTCATTAGAAAAGATATCTAATATGTTGGAAGCAATTATACTATCCTTTAGCAGAACCTCTAAAACACTTTTTTTATCGATTAATAGGAGTATACATGGTTCCTTAGCTATAATCTCAAACTGTCCTTTATAATCCTTAGAAAAAACAAAGGAACAGCCGAAAACTTCACTTTTATTTTTATAGGTTATATTAACCAATCTTCCTGACTCAAGATTGTTTCGCACCTCAATACTCCCTTGTAATACAATGCCTAAATAATGAAAAGGTGCATTGGGTGGGATAACAAAATCATTTTTTTTATATTTACATACTTTATGTTGTGTAAGTTTTAGCATGATCTCAATATCCCTTTTATTTTTATCCTCAAATAAAGCACATGCTTGTATGACATTTAGATACATTTCCATCAAAACACCCCATTTACTATGATTTAGAAATCCGTTTTTCCTATGCCATAGAGGTTTTAAATTAGACATTAGTATTTATAGTAACTAGCATATTTGAATAATAAAAGTAGAAATTATTAATAAACCAACGCCAATACCCTTCATAAGAGATATGGAAGTTATTGTACTACTCATAATTCCATAATGATCAAAAAAAGTTGATAACAGTATTTGCCCACAGATTACGAGACTAAACATTTTTGTGTACCCAATCTTTGAAGCAGATAATATAGTTGCGATTATATAAAATGCACCTAAAAACCCACCAATATACATCCACCATTCAGTAGTTTTTAATACCGTTATTGATGGTAGAATCTCTTCCCCATTGATATACTTATATATTATTACCATAACGAGTGTAAGGAATGACCCAATGATACTGATAAGACACACAATAAATGGATTTTCGATTTTTTCTTTGAGTTGGCTATTGACTCCTAATTGAAATGTTAAAGTGAGTCCCGAAAAAAATGATAATATATAGAAAAAATATGACATATTATTTTCCCCCAATCTTTAATAACTGAGCAAATCGCATAATTACTTTCTACAGAAAGCATCTACTATATATAGTTTTAAAAGCCACAAAACTATACAATATATATTATGCAACTTAGCCAAGTCACAGTTATGCAATTTTCTCAACTGTCTGATTATCTACAAATCTAAAATTTTTCTCTTTCTAATTAAAATCATTATATATCTAGTAATTACAATGGTTATATAGGTTATAATAGAATAATAAGGACGCCCACTAATAGGATTATATCATAGTTTGAAATAATAGAATGTGGCTATAGGTACACTTTAAAAAAATAATAATTATTCGAGGAAATTGCATAACTTTTACTTGGCCAGGTTGCATATGGGAATATCATCCTTAATCTATACTATAAGCTGTGATACTTTTCTAAATCCATCTCTTTCATTAGCCTTCACATCTGTAGAAAGACGGGGGACGAAGTCATACATTGAATGATGTCAACAACTCCGTTTCTGGGACACTTTCAACCTCTTTCTTATTCAATACTGTCTGTATCCATTATAAAATCAAGTATATCGTAGTTTTCTTTTGTTTCTGAAAGTTCATATTCAAGAACAGTTTTATCAGATCCACTGCCACTTGTTTTCTTATATGAAATAGGCATCATATTTATAGCAGAATAATTAATTTTTATAGTAGTTCCATCCTGCAAAAATTGTGTTATTTCTATAACTCCACTTTCATCATGAAATGTTGCCAAAAAGTCTTTAACATTTTCACTTACCTGTAATTCTTCAAAATAGTTAGGATCTAGATATTTAAATTCAAGATGGTTGCCATCTATTGTTTGTGCATAATCACTGGCCCTATACATTCTCATAAAGGTTGTATCAGCAGTGGCATTGTAAATAGCTATATGACTCACCATACCAAGACCGCCTAACCCTCTATCACTATAGTCATCTTCTCTTATCTGAATATTGCCATCTATGACCCTATAATAGATATTCTTTTGCAACTGTTCTACAACATCATTTGTAGTGTACGTACCTGTATAGACTGACATATAATCTTCTTCATAGGGTTTGAAGGATAAATAATCTTCAATATATTCTATTCCAAGAGGTCCATCTTCAGAAGTAGAGGTATCTGCTGATACCTCTACGTTTTCTGGATAGGCTTCATCTATTGCTTTCCAGATACGATACATAGTCATAAATGCTTGTTGTCTTTGGTAACTACCTTTAGGATTAAATTTATTTGAGCCAACGCCTTTCATAACACCAATGTCGTATACATAACCAGTATAAGGTCTTGCCCAGTTTGCTATTTCATCAAGGTCTGAATAATTTGGTGCGCCAAGCTTTACATCTCTACCACAAGCTAGTGCAGTTGTAGTTAAAAACTTAGCCGCTTGCTCCCTGTTAAGGAGATCACTAGGTGCAAATTCCCCTCCACCTACACCCTCTGTTATTCCTAAAGCCTTTGCCGCTCTTACTTCTTTAGTATCGCAATCCCTAAAGGTTCCAATTGGTGCAATTTCTACCCCGACTTCTGCTAGATACTCATCTATACCCATACCCGATTTTACTTCTATCATTCTTATAGCTAGAATACAGAACTCCTCACGAGTAATAGGTTTAGTATAATTATTTTG contains the following coding sequences:
- a CDS encoding DUF1722 domain-containing protein — protein: MKAFNKPLILLSSCIEHDDCRYDGTMTKCDLVKKLGPYVDFITVCPEVSIGLSIPRQALRIVFSKDKGKSLVFSKTGENMTQKMMEFSNDFAEKISHKKIHGAILKSRSPSCGFKDVKMYKDFGKSPCIPKKTTGIFAETIKNKFNQIAIEDEGRLTNYNIREHFLTRIFTAADFEEVKEKKNIKELIGFQSRNKYLLMAYSPGNLKKLGRITANNGNRKIEEMLDEYEQYLNKALSIVPSTMRNINMLLHLFGYFSKNISKDEKAFFLDNLESYRNKKVPFSVPLAIIHAWVIRFNNEYLMNQTIFEAFPKELIEVTDSGKGV
- a CDS encoding HutP family protein, with product MNQSTKVAKIAVKLAMTSREEENELKKKYRSEGIKCVAIDIGGKLPDITNKVLERALVASKKNGIIKDVHVHDGAVAGAAREAMAQIAVKTHGLSGGGKIGIARQGEHLSVAIFMSIGLLHLNDIVIGLGHRSLPKFEE
- a CDS encoding Crp/Fnr family transcriptional regulator, with amino-acid sequence MEMYLNVIQACALFEDKNKRDIEIMLKLTQHKVCKYKKNDFVIPPNAPFHYLGIVLQGSIEVRNNLESGRLVNITYKNKSEVFGCSFVFSKDYKGQFEIIAKEPCILLLIDKKSVLEVLLKDSIIASNILDIFSNEIINLNKKIVLFSYSLIQEKIARFLLNNTESDNTSTIELPYSKKALAERLNVPRSNLSRELKKLSMQGIIEIDHKTIRILDKPQLEAILSN
- a CDS encoding DMT family transporter, with the translated sequence MSYFFYILSFFSGLTLTFQLGVNSQLKEKIENPFIVCLISIIGSFLTLVMVIIYKYINGEEILPSITVLKTTEWWMYIGGFLGAFYIIATILSASKIGYTKMFSLVICGQILLSTFFDHYGIMSSTITSISLMKGIGVGLLIISTFIIQIC
- the uvsE gene encoding UV DNA damage repair endonuclease UvsE, yielding MINRIGYACINQNLKPRGFKECRLNSVYKYGINYLREKIINNLLLTKDILVWNIENDIFMYRVTSKLMPLVTHPDILKDFDWRWQEDKEILEYMESIKDIVDINKIRLSMHPDQFTVINSLKENVVKNSIDNLRYHHDVLKSLGGTDIIIHTGGVYGNKKASMERFIRNFNELDYSIQQMIRLENDDVSYNVDDVLYINSKTSVPIVLDIHHHRCNHDNDLMKEDIIKINETWNKAGITPKLHISSGKDGINDRKHSDYITNEDFESLLELVEGIQADLMVEAKEKDNATLKLLQHYSFCKQSTDI